In Euphorbia lathyris chromosome 9, ddEupLath1.1, whole genome shotgun sequence, the following are encoded in one genomic region:
- the LOC136205401 gene encoding vicilin Cor a 11.0101-like isoform X2: MVQEDKSESFNIERGNVIRVEAGTLVYLINNDELQIVKFLSHVNLPGEAEAFQSAGGEDQPESFYRGFRWELLEAALKGMHPNC, from the exons ATGGTCCAAGAGGATAAGAGTGAGAGCTTCAACATAGAACGAGGAAATGTGATAAGGGTTGAAGCAGGTACTCTTGTATATCTCATCAACAACGATGAACTTCAAATCGTCAAGTTCCTCTCTCATGTTAACCTTCCTGGAGAGGCCGAG GCATTCCAATCAGCAGGTGGTGAAGATCAACCAGAGTCATTTTACAGAGGATTCAGGTGGGAATTGCTTGAGGCTGCTCTAAAG GGAATGCATCCTAATTGCTAA
- the LOC136205401 gene encoding vicilin Cor a 11.0101-like isoform X1 yields MVQEDKSESFNIERGNVIRVEAGTLVYLINNDELQIVKFLSHVNLPGEAEAFQSAGGEDQPESFYRGFRWELLEAALKIGFWVFAFPYLDWLLGLCFPMSRLASASL; encoded by the exons ATGGTCCAAGAGGATAAGAGTGAGAGCTTCAACATAGAACGAGGAAATGTGATAAGGGTTGAAGCAGGTACTCTTGTATATCTCATCAACAACGATGAACTTCAAATCGTCAAGTTCCTCTCTCATGTTAACCTTCCTGGAGAGGCCGAG GCATTCCAATCAGCAGGTGGTGAAGATCAACCAGAGTCATTTTACAGAGGATTCAGGTGGGAATTGCTTGAGGCTGCTCTAAAG ATTGGCTTCTGGGTCTTTGCTTTCCCCTATCTAGATTGGCTTCTGGGTCTTTGCTTTCCCATGTCCAGATTGGCTTCTGCATCTTTGTAG